A single region of the Pararhodospirillum photometricum DSM 122 genome encodes:
- a CDS encoding class I SAM-dependent methyltransferase — MDIPRIFTVSESAHRIHNPLTAEQLATLGTALRMAPGTRVLDLASGSGEMLCTWARDHDIRGTGIDLSPLFTEQAQQRARELGVADKVTFHHADAAGYVAEEKVEVAACVGATWIGGGVEGTVALLSQSLRPGGLLLIGEPYWRHLPPSDAIAQGCRASSLADFLVLPDLIASFGRLNYDVVEMVLASPESWDRYEATKWLTMRRWLDAHPTDTFAPEVRAELTSSPERYTRYGRDYLGWGVFVLMAR; from the coding sequence GTGGACATTCCGCGGATCTTCACGGTGAGCGAAAGCGCTCATCGCATCCACAACCCCCTGACCGCAGAGCAACTGGCCACCCTGGGCACGGCGCTGCGGATGGCACCGGGAACGCGCGTGCTCGACTTGGCCAGCGGGTCGGGGGAGATGCTGTGCACGTGGGCCCGCGACCATGACATTCGCGGCACCGGGATCGACCTGAGCCCGCTGTTCACCGAGCAGGCGCAACAGCGGGCGCGGGAGCTGGGCGTCGCCGACAAAGTCACCTTCCACCATGCCGATGCGGCCGGTTACGTCGCCGAGGAAAAGGTCGAGGTGGCGGCCTGCGTTGGCGCCACGTGGATCGGCGGCGGGGTCGAGGGCACCGTGGCGCTGTTGTCGCAAAGCCTGCGCCCGGGCGGCCTCTTGCTCATCGGCGAACCCTACTGGCGGCATCTGCCCCCCAGCGACGCGATCGCCCAGGGCTGCCGCGCCTCGTCCCTCGCCGATTTTCTTGTGCTGCCCGACCTTATCGCGTCGTTCGGCCGCCTCAACTACGATGTGGTGGAAATGGTCCTGGCCAGCCCGGAAAGCTGGGACCGCTACGAAGCCACCAAATGGCTGACGATGCGCCGCTGGCTCGACGCCCATCCCACCGACACCTTCGCCCCCGAAGTCCGCGCCGAACTTACCTCGTCCCCCGAACGCTACACCCGCTACGGCCGAGACTATCTGGGCTGGGGCGTCTTCGTCCTCATGGCACGCTGA
- a CDS encoding thioesterase family protein, with product MNLWLRLLRVILASLRRPRLVLTEESVLDFRVVPTDLDINIHMNNARYLALMDLGRLDLIIRSGLWRAVVKERWSPVLGGCIVQFRRPLRPFQRFVLKSRMLSWDDKWVYIDHRVESEGALVCYAMVRGAFVGRGGVRSRRPVGRGPYRPLPVPTPPLPPWAQAWSNLAYECSM from the coding sequence ATGAACCTCTGGCTTCGGTTGCTCCGGGTGATCCTGGCCAGTCTGCGCCGTCCGCGGCTGGTCCTTACCGAGGAAAGTGTGCTGGATTTCCGGGTCGTGCCCACCGACCTTGACATCAACATTCACATGAATAACGCCCGCTATCTTGCCTTGATGGATCTGGGTCGGCTGGATCTGATTATCCGTTCCGGCCTGTGGCGCGCCGTGGTCAAGGAACGCTGGTCGCCGGTGCTGGGGGGCTGCATTGTCCAGTTTCGTCGGCCCCTGCGCCCGTTCCAGCGCTTTGTCCTCAAGAGCCGCATGCTCTCCTGGGACGACAAGTGGGTGTATATCGACCACCGCGTGGAGTCCGAGGGCGCGCTGGTCTGTTATGCCATGGTGCGCGGTGCCTTCGTCGGCCGGGGTGGGGTSMGATCCCGCCGGCCCGTAGGTCGTGGCCCGTACCGCCCTTTACCGGTCCCCACGCCGCCGTTGCCCCCTTGGGCCCAGGCGTGGAGTAATTTGGCTTATGAATGCAGTATGTAA
- a CDS encoding acyl-CoA dehydrogenase C-terminal domain-containing protein — protein sequence MASYRAPLRDMRFVLYELMNGESLASLPGYEEFTRDLIDPILEEAAKVCEQVLHPLNRSGDEEGCTLENGEVRTPKGFREAYTTFREGGWTAIACDPTYGGQGLPKSVNVLVEEMICAANLSFGMYPGLSHGAYVSVHGHGDDALKDLYLPKLVDGTWAGTMCLTEPHCGTDLGLLRTKAQPRGDGSYSLTGTKIFISAGEHDLTENIVHLVLARLPDAPKGIKGISLFLVPKFIPNPDGSLGARNGVSCGAIEHKMGIKASATCVMNFDDAQGWLVGEPHKGMRAMFAMMNTERLSVGIQGLGLAEASYQGAVTYARERLQGRALTGAKHPDKPADPLLVHPDVRRMLLIQRATNEGCRALAAWTAHQLDLQNHHPDPAVRQEAEDFVALMTPIVKALMTDLGFEATNLGVQVFGGHGYIREHGMEQYVRDCRIAQIYEGTNGIQALDLVGRKLAANAGRSLRRFFHPVSAFLEAKGEDEAMAELVQPLAKAFVRLQQATAQVARAGLANPDEAGAAATDYLRLFGLVALGYLWARMAEVALAHEGDDPDGFYRAKVATARFYMDKILPQTGALFSSLMAGAGSVMGFEEEAF from the coding sequence ATGGCCAGCTACCGGGCTCCCCTGCGCGACATGCGCTTTGTCCTCTACGAGTTGATGAATGGCGAAAGCCTCGCCAGCCTCCCCGGGTACGAGGAATTCACCCGCGACCTGATCGACCCCATTTTGGAAGAAGCCGCCAAGGTCTGCGAACAGGTGCTCCATCCCCTCAACCGCTCCGGCGACGAGGAAGGCTGTACCCTGGAAAACGGCGAGGTTCGCACCCCCAAGGGCTTCCGCGAGGCCTACACCACCTTCCGCGAGGGCGGTTGGACGGCCATCGCCTGCGATCCCACCTACGGCGGCCAGGGCCTGCCCAAGAGCGTCAACGTGCTGGTCGAGGAAATGATCTGCGCGGCCAACCTGTCGTTCGGCATGTACCCCGGCCTCAGCCATGGCGCCTATGTTTCCGTGCACGGTCACGGCGACGATGCCCTGAAGGACCTTTATCTGCCCAAACTGGTGGACGGCACCTGGGCCGGCACCATGTGTTTGACCGAGCCCCATTGCGGCACCGACCTTGGCCTGTTGCGCACCAAGGCCCAGCCGCGTGGCGATGGCAGTTACTCCCTGACCGGGACCAAGATTTTCATCTCGGCCGGCGAGCATGACCTGACCGAAAACATCGTCCATCTCGTCTTGGCCCGCCTGCCCGACGCCCCCAAGGGCATCAAGGGGATCAGCCTGTTCCTGGTGCCCAAATTTATCCCCAACCCGGATGGCAGCCTGGGCGCGCGCAACGGCGTGTCGTGCGGCGCCATCGAGCACAAGATGGGCATCAAGGCCTCGGCCACCTGTGTGATGAACTTCGACGACGCCCAGGGCTGGCTGGTCGGCGAGCCGCACAAGGGCATGCGCGCCATGTTCGCCATGATGAACACCGAGCGCTTGTCGGTCGGCATCCAGGGCCTGGGTCTGGCCGAAGCCTCCTATCAAGGCGCCGTGACCTATGCCCGCGAGCGGCTCCAGGGCCGGGCCCTGACCGGCGCCAAGCATCCCGACAAGCCGGCCGATCCCCTTTTGGTTCATCCCGACGTGCGGCGCATGCTGCTGATCCAGCGCGCTACCAACGAGGGCTGCCGTGCCCTGGCCGCCTGGACCGCCCACCAGCTCGACTTGCAAAACCACCATCCCGACCCGGCGGTGCGCCAGGAAGCCGAGGATTTCGTCGCCCTGATGACCCCCATCGTCAAGGCGCTGATGACCGATCTCGGTTTCGAGGCCACCAACCTGGGCGTGCAGGTGTTCGGCGGCCACGGCTACATCCGCGAGCACGGTATGGAGCAGTACGTCCGCGATTGCCGGATCGCCCAGATCTACGAAGGCACCAACGGCATCCAGGCCCTTGATCTCGTTGGCCGCAAGCTGGCCGCCAATGCCGGGCGCTCGCTGCGCCGTTTCTTCCACCCGGTTTCGGCCTTCTTGGAGGCCAAGGGTGAAGATGAGGCCATGGCTGAGTTGGTGCAGCCCTTGGCCAAGGCTTTCGTGCGGCTGCAACAAGCTACGGCCCAGGTGGCGCGCGCCGGTCTTGCCAATCCCGACGAGGCCGGGGCGGCGGCCACCGATTATCTGCGGTTGTTTGGTCTGGTGGCGCTGGGCTACCTGTGGGCCCGCATGGCCGAGGTCGCTCTGGCCCATGAGGGGGACGATCCCGATGGCTTCTACCGCGCCAAGGTTGCGACGGCTCGTTTCTATATGGACAAGATCCTGCCGCAGACCGGGGCGTTGTTCTCGTCGCTGATGGCGGGGGCGGGGAGTGTGATGGGGTTTGAGGAGGAGGCGTTTTAG